From one Tetragenococcus osmophilus genomic stretch:
- a CDS encoding ROK family protein, with the protein MSLAVFDMGGSSIKYGIWEQQTLSQLGHFATPSTFEKLKLQLKQVIAHSKEEISGVAISAPGAVNVTQRKIDGISAIPYIHQRPIFGELEDALNLPVTIENDANCAGICEMMLGAGKHSKHAIFLVIGTGVGGAIFINRHLYKGAHLFGGEIGLMHNQNKKTLSHNGTAVNTAHRFSEKYGNKVTGIELFEQKDAGDQRATQAIETMYEHLADSLYNIQVSLDPETIILGGGISARNELAKELQSRLQILLTKEGVAEILPEIKTCHYQNNANLIGAALNFEAIQKDR; encoded by the coding sequence ATGAGTCTTGCAGTTTTTGATATGGGCGGATCTTCCATTAAGTATGGCATATGGGAACAACAAACTCTAAGCCAACTTGGACATTTTGCGACGCCCTCAACTTTTGAGAAACTAAAACTTCAACTTAAACAAGTGATTGCCCATTCCAAAGAAGAAATTAGCGGAGTGGCTATCAGTGCTCCAGGAGCTGTAAATGTAACTCAACGAAAGATCGATGGGATTAGTGCGATTCCTTATATCCACCAGCGCCCTATCTTTGGTGAATTAGAAGATGCCTTAAATTTACCTGTAACAATCGAAAATGATGCGAATTGTGCAGGAATTTGTGAAATGATGCTAGGTGCTGGTAAACATAGCAAACACGCCATTTTTCTTGTTATTGGAACAGGTGTAGGTGGAGCAATATTCATTAATCGTCATTTATATAAAGGCGCTCATCTTTTTGGTGGTGAGATTGGATTGATGCATAATCAAAATAAAAAGACACTCAGCCATAATGGCACAGCTGTCAATACAGCTCACCGTTTTTCGGAAAAATACGGAAACAAAGTGACAGGGATTGAACTATTTGAACAAAAAGACGCAGGTGATCAACGAGCAACTCAAGCGATCGAGACAATGTATGAACATTTAGCTGATTCACTCTATAATATTCAAGTCTCCTTAGACCCAGAAACGATCATTCTTGGTGGTGGTATTTCTGCACGTAATGAATTAGCTAAAGAGCTTCAAAGTCGTTTACAAATTTTATTAACAAAGGAAGGCGTAGCTGAAATTCTTCCTGAGATTAAAACATGTCACTACCAAAATAATGCTAACCTTATTGGGGCCGCTTTAAATTTTGAAGCTATACAAAAAGACAGGTAA
- a CDS encoding sensor histidine kinase, producing MIWILFISIGINLLFIIAWFFYHRELKEMILQVKTIKQGNSHTPLKRIGFSKRNRQLVEEVNELIVSFNQTDKENRRMAKQSKEMIASISHDFRTPLTSMIGYIQMLDKTTLSARDLNYLKIIEERTQLISSLIDEFYLLSLLDADDYQIHNEAINPITLIQEQVAQYYEELSATFEDLKIDLTDELIVIQTSRVDFERIVQNLIKNAFIHGVQYFNIRLEKQEDRLRFIFENKLSEKQKVDVNRLFDRNYQSEGARATDSSGLGLAIAKQLSEKLNFSLSAQLQEDRLQFHLDIYLDAWKIRNIENVKDR from the coding sequence AGGAATTAATTTATTATTTATCATAGCTTGGTTCTTTTATCATCGAGAGTTAAAAGAAATGATTTTACAAGTTAAGACAATTAAGCAAGGAAATTCTCATACACCTTTAAAAAGAATTGGTTTTTCAAAACGTAATCGACAATTAGTTGAAGAAGTCAATGAACTCATTGTATCTTTTAATCAAACAGATAAAGAAAATAGACGAATGGCCAAACAAAGTAAAGAAATGATTGCTTCGATTTCACATGACTTTAGAACACCTTTGACATCAATGATTGGCTATATTCAAATGCTTGATAAAACTACATTAAGCGCTCGAGATTTAAACTATTTAAAAATTATTGAAGAGCGCACACAGTTAATTTCGTCCCTTATTGATGAGTTTTATTTATTAAGTTTACTAGATGCAGATGACTATCAAATTCACAATGAAGCGATAAATCCAATCACCTTAATTCAAGAGCAAGTAGCACAATACTATGAAGAATTGTCCGCAACCTTTGAAGATTTGAAAATTGATTTAACAGATGAGCTCATTGTGATTCAAACAAGTCGAGTTGACTTCGAACGGATTGTGCAAAATTTGATAAAAAATGCCTTTATTCATGGAGTACAATATTTTAATATTCGTTTAGAAAAACAGGAAGATCGATTGCGGTTTATTTTTGAAAATAAACTATCAGAAAAACAAAAAGTGGATGTTAATCGCTTATTTGACCGCAATTATCAAAGTGAGGGTGCACGAGCTACAGATAGTTCAGGACTTGGCTTAGCTATCGCAAAGCAACTCTCAGAAAAATTAAACTTTTCTTTGAGCGCGCAATTACAAGAAGATAGGCTACAGTTTCATTTAGATATTTATTTAGATGCCTGGAAGATTAGAAATATAGAAAATGTAAAAGACAGGTAA